The DNA sequence TCCGGGGCCCGATCGTCGATCTCGCCGCGTTCGGCCAGAAACCCGAGAAACTGACGCAGGTCGGTCCGGTAGGCGCGGCGGGTGTTGGCGGAGAGGCCAGCCTCGCTGCGCAGCGCGCGCTCGAACGCATCGAGGAGCGCGTGCTCGGCAGAGGCTTCAGCTTCGGACGCCATCGCTCTCATGGTATCAACCCGGATCGTGGCGGCACAACAGTCCGCGCCCATTTCGGGCATCGCCGGTGAGAGCGTCGAGTTTCCTTCGCGACGCGGCAACCGTCTGGTCGGCGACCTGCATCGCGTCGGCACCGGCGCGGGCCGCTGGCTGGTGCTGTGTCACGGGATGGAGTCCACGCGCGGCGGCACCAAGCAGCAGGCGATCGTGCAGCGCATGGTCCCGCGCGGCTACAACGTGCTGCGGTTCGACTTCTCCTTCGTGGGCGACTCCGAAGGCGACTACGAGGATCTCACCGTCACCGGCGAGGTGGGCGACGTCCTGGGCGCGCTCGACTTCATGAGTGAATTCGCCGCCAGCGACTGCACGCTCGTCGGCTCCAGCCTCGGCGGGCTGGTGGCGCTGCTGGCGGCGGCGCAGGCGCCGCACGTCGTCAGCCGCGTGGCCACGATCGCAGCCGTGGCCGATACGCGCCTGTTCACGGAAAACCTCGGCGACAAGGCGATCGCCGACTGGCGGCGCCGCGGCCGTCATCGCATCGGCTCCGGCTTCCTCAAGCCCACCTTCCTCGACGACGTGCTGCGCATCGACGCTCCGGCCACCCTGGCCAAGGTGGCGATGCCGGTGCTGGTCATGCACGGAGACGCCGACACCGTCGTGCCGCTGCGTCATGCGCACATCATTGCCGACAGCGTCTCGGGCCCGGTCAAGGTCGAGACGTTTGCCGGCGTGGGCCACCGCTTCGAAGAGCCGGGCGCGCTCGAGCGCCTGCTCGACGTCCTGGAGCGCTGGCTCGAGCCGGGCGCCGCGCCGGCCAAGGGAGGGTGAGTCATGCCCGAGCGGTGCGTGATCTGCTACGCCTGCGGCTCTCCGACCACGTTCGACGCGACGGTCTCGCGCAACGCGCGCTGCGACGGCTGCGGCATGGACCTGCGCTGCTGCCGCACCTGCAGGTTCTACGACTCCTCCGCCTACAACGAATGCAGCGAGCCGTCGGCGGAGCGAGTCGTCGACAAGGAGCGTGCCAACTTCTGCGACTACTACACGCCGCGCGGCGCGACCGGCGCTGCCGCCGCCCCTGCGCCTTCCGACGACGCCCAGAGCGCTCTCGAGAACCTGTTCCGCAAAGGATGAGCACGTTGCGCGCGCTTCTCCTTCTCTTGTGCCTGCTCATGGGGCCGCCGCTTGCCGGCTGCACCGCCGACGACAGCACCGCGCGAGGCACCGCCGAAGCTTTCCTCGACGATCACTACGTTCGCATCCAACTCACCGATGCGCTCGCGCACACCACCGATCTTGCGCGACAGAAGGTCGAGAAGGAGATCGAGCTGGCCCGCGATTCCGCCATCGACGGCGAGACCGCCAAGCCGCACGTCTCCTACACGCAAAAGCTCGCACGGGAAGACGCGCAGCGGGCGACGTTCGAGTACGAGCTGCTGATCCGTCCCGAAGGGATGGAGCCGTTCCGCCGTCTGGTGCTGGTGGTCCTCAAGCCGGCCGGCGACGTCTGGCGCGTCACCAACTTCTCCGAGAAGACGGACTGATCGCCCGCGGGCAGCCTCAGCGTCCGGTGAACTGCGGCGTCCTCTTTTCGCGCATCGCCTGGATTCCTTCGGCTGCATCGGCGGTGGCGAACGTCGTGGCCTGCACGCTCGCTTCGCGGACCAGCGCATCGTCGAGCGAGCGCTGCTCGGTGGCCGACAGCGTCTGCTTGAGGCCTCGCACCGCCAGCGGGGCGGCGGCGGCGATGCCCGCGGCCAATTCCTCGACGGCGGCATCGAAGTCGTCTCCGGCGACGCGGTTGACCAGGCCCATGGCCAGCGCTTCTTCGGCGCCCACCATGCGTCCCGAATAGAGCAGGTCGGCGGCGCGGCTGGGACCGATCAGCCGCGGCAGCGTCCAGGTGGCCGCCATGCCCGGATGAATGCCGAGCCGGACGAACGTCATTCCCACCTTGGCGTCCCGATGCATCACGCGCAGGTCGGCGCCCAGCGCGAAGCACAGCCCTGCGCCCACGGCATGGCCATTGATGGCGGCGATCGACGGAACGCGAAGGTCGCGAATCGACAGGAACGCCCGGTAGAAGTTCTCGCCTCCTCCGAGGCCTTCCTCGCCGCTGCCCGCGCTCGTCTCGGCACCGAGCGTGCGAAGATCGGCGCCGGAGCAGAAGCCCTTGCCGGCGCCGCGAATGACCACCACGCGCACGCCGTGATCGGCGTTGAGCTCGGCCACGGCTCGCCTCATCTCCTGCCCCATCCTGGGCGTCATCGCATTGCGCTCGGCGGGACGGTTCAGCGTCATGCGGCCGATGCCACCGGAGGTCTCCACCAGAATCTGCTCGTAAGGCATCGCGTTGCTCCCCCCGCGGCAGGAACGTAGAATTCGCGTCCACTAACGCGCCAGGTTCCTGCAGTCAAAGCAGGTGACGCCGAAGCGCGCTCCCGGAAGCCTCGAGATGAAAGCGAAGCGGAACACGAAATGGACGGTGCTGGTCTGCCTGGTCGTGGCGGCAGTGGCGCTGGCGGAGGTTTCCGACACCGCCGCCGCACGCAAGCAGCGCGGCGCTGCTCGGCAGGCAACCGAGCGGAGCGACGCGGCGGGCGAGGCAGGCACGCGCGATGCGCGCGAGGCGGCACCGGCCGGCGCTGCAGCCGGCGAGGCCGGCAGCGGGCAGGGCACGGACGATCTGATCGGACGATGGCGCAAGCTGGTCGGCAACGCTGCGCCTTCGCGCATCACCACTCTGCTCGGCATCGTGCATCCGGTCCAGGGTCAGGATCTGGCCGCGCGGTTTGAGCCGGACCCGTCCGGCGGCGCGCGCTACGTCGCCGACGATCTGGCGCTCGACATCCACCTTCCCATTGCGAGGCCTTTTCGCGTCGAGGACGCACGCATCGTGCTGGAGCCGTCGGCCGACGGCGCATCCATGCGCTTCGAGATCAGCGGCTCGGCCTTCGGCGCACCCACGCGCCCGCTCACTGACGGAACGGTCGTCTGGGGTGCCGGTCCGCTGGGCGGCGACAAGCTCACGGCAAGGCTCCATCTGCAGAACGCGCAGGTGGAGGCGCTGCGCGCGGCATTCCCCGAACGCTTCGATCCGAGCTTCACGGGCGCGATGTCGATGCAGGTGGACGCCGACGGCATCGTCGGCGAGAGCACGAGCGAGGAAGCGCCGGCCACGCCGCTTCGAGGCAAGATCAGCGGCAGCATCGACTGGAGCCTGTTCGGCCGCACCGCGCCGCTGCAGTTCTCGAGCGACTTCTCGATCGACGATCGCATGCTGCGTCTGAGCGGCGGCCAGATGGCCTGGCAGAACCTGACGCTGTCGCAGGTCAAAGGCACTGCGGGCGTGCGCACCAGCGGGGACTTCCGGCTCAGCGCCGCCTTCGGCGACGTCGATGCGGGCAAGGTCGCCGCCGACTGGGACGTGCCGGAGCCGTGGAGGCCGCAGGCGATCGTGCGCGGCAAGATCGAGTTCTTCGGCAAGCCGGGCGAGTCGTTCATCGCGTACGATGCGGAATCACCCGAGATCTTCGTTCCCGCCATGGCCGGATATCCGGTGCGGCTGAAGCCGACGCGCATCGCGGGCCGCCTGGCGGCCATCAACGGCGACGTGATCGCGAGCTTTCGTCCCGGTTCCTTCCACGTCGGCCCGTTCGATCTCGGCGACGTGGGCTTCGGCCTGCGCTGGTTTCGTGAACATCTGCAGGTCAATATCGCCAACACCACGCTCTGGGGCAGCGATGCGGCGGTGACGGCGACGTACCGTGCACCCGAGCACCCGGCAGCGACGTTCACGGGAAAGATCGGGCCGATCGCGATGAACGATCTGGCGCCGCGCGTGGTGCCCGCGCTGTCGCTGGACGTCGAAGGCATGGGCGAGGCGGCGTTTCGCGCGGGCCAGGACATCGCACGCAACAAGTATTTCGTGGGCCGCGCCGGCATCCGCAACGGTCGCTGGGGAAGCGACAATCTCTTCGAGAAGCTGATGGAGGCTCTGGCGGCGGCCGATCCCGCGCTAGCGCTGCCCGCCGCTTCCGCTTCGCTGGTGCCGCGGCACAAATCGGGTCGCGGCACGCCCGGCGACCGCATCCTGTTCGCATTCGCGCAGCGCGAACAGGACTACGAGATCGGCGGCGTGCTCGTGCGAGCCGGTGAGACGCAGCTCGAAGCCGACGGTCGCATGACGCGCGACGGTGCGCTGCAGCTCCAGGGCCACGTCCACCTGCCGGCGCAGGTGACGGATGCGCTCGTCTCGTCGGCTCCGTGGGCGAAGGCGCTGCGCGTCGCGCCGGCCGCCGGGACGTACGTCCACGTGTTCATCGGCGGCACGGCGGCTGCGCCGACGATCGCGCTGACTCCCCAGTACGTGGAGCTGGTGGCGCAGGCCAAGGCGGGGCGGCCCGTCGAGGCGCCGCGCAACGTGGCCGTCAAGAGCCTTGCCGACGATCAGCTTCCGACTTTGGGCATCGACATCGAGTGACCGGGCTGCTGCTGACGCTGGCGCTGCTGGCGGCGCTTGCGGCGAGCGCGTATCGCTGGCTGCGCCGGCGGCGCTTCCGTCAGGCACTGGCCGCGCTTCCGGGCGGCAGTCCCGCCACCGCCATCGAGGTCGAAGGCTTTGGAGAGATCGACTTCCACGTCCACCAGCGCATCTGTCCGTGCGGCGGGCGTGTGCAAAGCCTCGGCGAGCGCTCCTCGCCCGCCGGCCAGCAAGTGCTGCGCGTGGTTCGGGTCGAATGCCGCTCCTGCGAGGAGATCGCCGAGATCTGGTTCGACGCCTCGCGCGCCTATCATTGAGCCATCTTCATGAGCGAGAGGCGACGAGAAGTGGACGTTTCGGAGGCCGAGCTGGACGCCGGCCTCGGCGTCTACACGCTGTTCTTCTCGGTGCCACGCTTCGAGATCGTCTTCTTCAAGCTGGTCATCGAGTCCTACGAGGGCCTCGCGTCGGGCCGCTCGATGGACCGCCACCCCGGCGACGACGAGGGTCGGGTGCTCGAGGCGGTGCTGGCAGTGCCCGATCTGATCGAGGACACGCGCCGCATGCTCAGCTGGCTGCTCGAGGCTACCGACGCGGTGCAGGTGCCTTCGTCCTCGGCGCTGCGGCGCGAGCTGCGCGAGGCGTTGTCACTCTGAGGCAGGCGGCACGGTTGCCGGCGTGAAAGCGGGCGCTTCGAGACCAGCATCGATGGCCGGACGCATTGCATCTTGCGGCTGCGCCCGCGCGGCGATGTTGTCATGCGCCGCCGTCGCTCGCGGCGGCGCCGGCCTCCCCGGCCACCGCCTCGGTGCGGCGGCCGCACGTGTACGCCACGCCGATCGACAGCACGTACAGGATCAGCAGCGGCACCGCCATCATCATCTGGGAGGCGACGTCGGGAGGCGTCAGGATGGCGGCCACGATGAAGATCGCCAGCACCGCGAAGCGCGCATAGTCGATCAGCATCCGGTGCGTGACCACGCCGGCGCGCGCCAGGAAATACGTCAGCACCGGCATCTCGAACGTGATGCCGAAGGCCAGCATCATGCGCGAGGAGAACGAAAGATATTCGCTGATGCGCAGCACCGGCGTCGCGCCGATGTTCTCGTACTCCTGCAGGAAGAACGGGAAGCCGACCGGGAAGACCACGCGGTAGCAGAAGGATGCGCCGGCCAGGAAGAAGAACGTGCCGGCGATGGTGAACCAGCGTGCGAAGCCCGCCTCGCTCTCCTTGAGGCCGGGCACGATGAACTTCCACAGCTGGTACAGCACCACCGGCAGCGCCAGGAACACCGCGGCCACGGCGCACACCGCGATGCGCGTGAAGAACGCCTCTGCCACGCCGGTGCCGACGATCTGCACTTCGTATCCGGAGCTGGCGGCGCTGGTTAGCAGCGGAGCTTCGAGAAACTCGAAAAGCTGGCGCGAATACGGATAGCAGAACGCGAAAGCGACGGTGATCGCGCCGAGGGCGATGGCGATACGCCGGCGAAGCTCGGCGAGATGGCCGGTCAGTGGCAGCTCGACGTCGGCCATCGTCGCGGCGTCAGGAGGCTTTGTCGGAGGTTGCGGGCGCCGGAGGCGGCATCGGGCGATCGGTGGCTGCCGAAGTCTGCGGTGCGGCCGACGGCGACGACGAAGCGTCGAGCGCGACATCGGCAGCCGGCGCCGGCGCGCCAGGACCCGCCGGCGCCGTGTGGACGGCGGCGGCTGCGCCTCGGGAAGCCAGGCCGGTTGCGGCTGCAGCGCCCGACGCACTCGCGGCATCGGGCGTCGTCGAAGCGGGTTTCTCCTCGACCCGCTGCGTGCGCGAGACGCGCTTGTCGGGCTGCGCTGCCTTGGCCGTCTGCCGGGTTTCCTCCTCGAGCATGATGCGCGCGTTCTCCAGCTCCTCGCTGATGTCGGAAGTGGCGCGACGGAACTCGCCCATGGCCTTGCCGAGAGCACGCGCCAGCTCGGGCAGGCGCGTGGGCCCGAGCACGAGCAGCGCGATGACGAGAATGACGATGAGCTCGCTGGGGCCGATGCCGAACATCCGCGTCGCACGCTAGGAGCACGTGGGCAGAGTGTCAACCCTGCTGCAGCGCTGGCATGCGCGCCGCTGCTGCCTAAGAATCGTCTCGTGCGCGACACCGTCCTGCTGATCGATCCGCGTTTCCGCCAGCATCTCACCGGCAGCCACCACCCCGAACGGCCCGAACGACTCGAAGTGCTCGAGAGGCTCTTTGCCACCGAGGGCTTCGCCGATCTGCGCCGTCTCGCTCCGCGAGCGGCCGAGGAAGAGGAGCTGCGGCGCGTGCACGAGCACGATCACGTGGCCGCGGTGGCCGCCAGCGCTGCACGCGCGCACACCCAGTTCGACGCCGACACGCCCGCCTCCACCGGTTCCTTCGAAGCGGCGCGGCTGGCGGCCGGCGGCGCCATCGCCATGGCCGATGCCATTCTCGCCGGCGAAGCGGACAACGGTTTTGCCGCCCTGCGCCCGCCGGGCCATCACGCCGAGGCATGGCGACCGATGGGGTTCTGCCTGTTCAACAACGTGGCGGTGGTCGCACGCCATCTTCGCCAGGCGCGAGGCCTGGACCGCGTGCTCATCGTCGATTGGGACGTGCATCACGGCAACGGCACGCAGAACACCTTCTACGACGACGATTCGGTGATGTACGTGTCCACGCACCAGTATCCGTTCTATCCCGGCACCGGCTCGGCGGCCGAGATCGGGCGCGGCGCGGGCACCGGCTACAACATCAACGTCCCGATGCCCGCGGGGGCCGGTGACGAGCACTACTACGCAGCCTTTCGCGATCTCATCCTGCCGGTGGCGCGCCGGTTCCGGCCGCAGTTCGTTCTGGTGTCGGCCGGATTCGACGCGCATCGCAGCGATCCGCTTGCATCGATGCAGCTGAGCACCGAGGCGTTCGGCGAGATGACCAACGCGCTCGTCGAAGTGGCCGACGAGCACGCGCAGGGAAGAATCCTTCTTCTGCTCGAGGGCGGCTACGATCTTTCGGCGCTGGCGGCGTCGGTCGAGCGTTCGGTGGACGCGTTGCGCCGGCCCGCGCGCTTCGAGCGCAGCGAGGGCGAGCTCACTGCATGGGGACGTCAGGCGGCCGAGGCGGCGGCGGCCGTGTGGGATACGGAATGAACCCGGGCTCGGCCCGGCGCGCGCTCTCCTGATCCGGCGGCGAGGGCGGCGGCGCCACGGTGCCCGGCGGGCGCACGCGCGCGCCCGGCGGCGGCGCGGTTGGCTTGGGCGGGCGCTGCTCGGGCAGCGTCGGCGACGGCCCACCGCTGGGCAGATCGTCCGGCGGTCTTCGCTGCAGATCCTCTTCGGCCATCGGCGCCGTCAGCATGCGCTGGCGTTCCTGCGGCGTCGGATGGCGCGGCGCCATGTAGCGCTCCTCGATGATGGGCCGCGACGGCGTCGGCACGGCCGGCCTGCTCGGGCTCGGCGGCCGGTAGCTCGAGGAGGGCGGCTGGAAGTCGGGCGGCGGCCCCGGCGCGCGTGCACTCGGCGGCGGCGGCGTGCGGTGCGTCGGCGGGCTCACGGGCGGCCGGTCCGGCGGGCGCGGCGCCGGAACCGGCTCGCCGGTGCGAAGGTCGACGAAATCGTCCTCGTCGCGCGCCTCGTCCCGCTGCTCGCCATAGCGATCGATGATGCGCGGCCCGCGGCGCACGGGCTCCTCGACGCTCTCTTCGCGCGGCTCGAAGGGATCGTCGCGTTCCTGCGGGCTCGGCCGGCCGGAAGCATCCGCTGGCGGCGCTCCCGGCTCACGCGACGGCCGCTCGTACCGCTCCGCGTGCGGCCGCGGCTCCACCCGCTCGAAATCGTCCTCCGACATCGTTCTCGGAGGATCCGGCGGCGGCAGCGGCAGGCGGCTGGGCGCGTAGCGGCTCGGCGGCGGCGCCGAGTACCGGGCGACCGGCGGCGGCCCCGCGCGATCCGCTGGGGGCGGCTCGCGGTCGGCCGGCGCCAAATAGCGGTCGCCGTCGGGAGGAGCCGAGTGCCGCTCGGCTCTCGGCGGTGCGGAATAGCGGGCAGCCGGCGGCGCGGAGTAGCGGCCCGGCGCCGGGTAACGGTCGGGCGGCGCGTCTCGGTCGGGCGGCGGCACGTATCGCTCCGGCGGAGGCGCCGCGTGTCGATCGGGCGGAGGCGCGGGCGGCGGCGGCGGAATGTAGCGGTCGGGCGGGCGCGGAGAGGAGCCCTGGGCCGGGACGCGGAAGCGGCTGTCGTAGACGGGGCCGGCAGGGCGCTGGTAGCGCGGATCGGGCTCGGCCTCGGCCTCGTCGGGGATGCGGTAGACGCCGTCGTCCTCGCTTTCGAGGGGCACGCGATACGGATCGTTCTCGGCGGCCTCGACCTCTTCGCGGAAGCCGTCGTCGGGCTGCGTGTCGGGAAAGGTGTCCTCGGTGGCGCCGTCCTCGCCGGGCTCGGCGAGGATGGGTCTGCGAGGCTCGCGCCTCTCGTTCGCCCACACCGTCGGCGGCTCGATCGGTTCGGTGCCTTCCTTGAAGCATTCCAGGAAGGCATCGGTCGTCGCTTCGCTGGCGCGCGTGCCGGAGCCCGCATCGATGTTGACGCAGCGGATGCCGTCGGGAAGCTCGAAGTCGCGCACGGGCCGAGACTGCAGCGCCGCCTTCATGAACTCGAGCCACACCGGCGCGGCCACGCGTCCACCGGTTCCCATCTTTCCCATGGAACGCGTCTGATCGTCGAAGCCGACCCAGACGCCCACGACGAGGTCGGGCGTGTAGCCGACGAACCACGCATCCCGCTGGTCGTTGGTGGTGCCGGTCTTGCCGGCAACGGGCCGGCCCAGCGCCTTGATGGTGGTTGCCGTACCGCGCTGCACGACGCCTTCGAGAATGTACGTCATCAGCGCGGCGGTCTGCGGCGACAACACCTCGCGGCGCCGCGCCTGCGCCTGGAAGAAGACGGTGCCGGCCTTGTCCTCCACTTTCTTGACGATGACGGGCTCGACCTTGACGCCGCCGCCGGCGAAAGCCGTGTAGCCGGCGGTCAGGTCCAGCAGCGACATCTCGGAGGTTCCCAGTGCGATCGAGAGGTTGGCGCCGAGCTCGGCGTCGAAGTGAAAGCGCTCCAGATAATCGACCACGGTGTCGACACCGACCGCATCGACGAGCTTGACCGAGACCACGTTGCGCGACTGCTCGAGAGCCTGACGGAAGCTGATGGGCCCGCGGTAGTCGCGCGTGTAGTTTCGGGGCTGCCACGGCTTGCCGTTGTCCATGTACTCGACCGGCGAGTCGCGAAGCATGCTCGCCGGGGTGTAACCGTGGTCGAGGCCGGCTGCGTAGACGAACGGCTTGAACGCCGAGCCCGGCTGGCGCTTGGCCTGCAGCGCACGGTTGAACTGGGTGCGCAGGAAGTCGTAGCCGCCGACCATGGCCGCCACTCCGCCATCCTTCATGTCGATGGCAACCAGCGCCGCCTCGATCTCCGGGGTCTGCGCGAGGTAGAGCTTGTCGGCGGAGGCCGGCTGCTGCGCGGGCGGCTCCTTGTCGGCTTCGCCGTCGCCGTCTTCGTCGAGATTGATGAACTGGCGCGGCGCCGATTCGCCCGGCTTGCGCGTGCGTACCTCGACGACGTCTCCGACCTTGAACGACCTGCTCTTGACCTTCGAGCTCCAGCTGACCGAGGAGGTGTCGACCTTGCCTCGATGCGGGCCCACCACCACCTCGATGCTTCCCGAAGAGGCCGACGTGACCACGCCCTGATAGATGCGCTCGCGATCGAGCGTGGCCAGGGAAGGATCGGTGGCGTCGCGATCGATGCGCGACTGCATGCTCGTGGCGTCCAGGTGCTCGAGAGGGCCGCGATAGCCCAGGGCAGTATCGACGCGCTCGATGCCGTTGCGCACGGCGGCCTCGGCCAGGCCCTGCAGCCGCGGATCCATCGCCGTGTGCACGGTGTAGCCCTGGTTGTACGGCGCATCCTCGCCGAACATCTCCTCGAGCTGCAGGCGCACCGCCTCGGTGTAGTAATTCCGCACCGACTGCCGCTGGTCGGCCTGGGGCGCAAGGGTGAGCTCTTCGCGCAGCGCATTCTGGTAGTCGCCGGCGCTGAGGAAGTTCTCCTCGACCATGCGCCGCAGCACGTAGCGCTGACGCTTCATGGCGGCTTCAGGGTTTCGGCGAGGAGAATATCGACTCGGAGCCGCCGGCAGGCCCGCCAGCAGCGCGGCCTGCGCGGGGGTCAGCTCGGAGACCTGCTTGTCGAAGTAGCTGCGGGCCGCGGCGCCGACGCCGTGATTGCCTTCGCCGAAGTAGATCTGGTTGAGGTACAGCTCCAGGATCTGATCCTTGCTGAGGTGCTGCTCCAGGCGCAGCGCCAGCAGGATCTCCTTCATCTTTCGTTCGTAACTGCGCTCGGGTGTCAGCAGCAGGACCTTGACCACCTGCTGCGTGATGGTGCTGCCGCCCTGCACGACCGAGCCGGCGCTGAGGTTGGCGGCGAATGCGCGCGCGATGCCGATGAAATCGACGCCGGAATGGCTGTAGAAGTCGGCGTCTTCGGAGGCCAGGAACGCGTTGCGCACCACCGGCGGGATCTTCTCGATGGGCACCAGGTAGCGGCGCTCGCGGTAGAACTCCTCGACCAGGGCGCCGTCGCTGGCAAAAACCCTGGTGGCAACCGGCGGCTCGTATTGAAGCAGGCGTTCGATGGGCGGCAGCGCCGAGGTCATTTCGTCGTAGGTGGCGAGCACGATCACGCCACCCACCGCGCACACGAGCGACAGCATCACTGCCACCATCCACTTCAGCATCCGCATCGCTCGTATGTCCTTTATAAACCTTTCGAAAAGCTACCCGCGGTGGCACCGGCGCGCAACACGCCCGCCTGCGCGCGCACGGCCGTTGCGCGGAAGTTGTGAGCGTATGGGCGTCCGGTTATAGCCCCTCGACGTGAACGCAGACGGGTTCTCCGGCGCCATTCGCCAGGCAGCGGCACTTCTCGCGCAAGCTCGCAGCGTAGTCGTCCTGACCGGCGCCGGCGTTTCGACCGAGTCGGGCATCCCCGACTTTCGTTCCCCTGGCGGCCTCTGGACCAGATACGATCCGCGCAAGCTGACATTCGATCTCTTCTGCGCGTACGAAGCCACGCGGCGCGACTACTGGAAGATGTCGACGGAGTCGTATCCGGTCCTGCGCGATGCCGAGCCCAATGCCGCGCACCATGCGATCGTGGCGATCGAGAAGGCCGGCAAGCTCTTGCGGCTGGTCACGCAGAACGTGGACGGCCTGCACCGAAAGGCGGGCAGCTCGCCCGAGCGCACCACCGAGATCCACGGCTCGTCGCTGCGCGCCGGCTGCATCGATTGCGGCGCCAGCCACGATCGCGAGCAGCTCCACCGCAGGCTGGTCGCGGGCGAGGTCGTGGTGCCCTCGTGCGACGTGTGCGGCGGGCGCGTCAAGCCGGCCACGATCTCGTTCGGCCAGTCGATGCCCGAGCGCGAGACGGCGCAGGCGTTCGAGGCGGCCGAAGCCTGCGACCTGATGCTGGTGGTCGGATCGTCGCTGCAGGTGTATCCGGCCGCCGCGCTTCCGGACACCGCCGTGGCGGCCGGATCGCGCCTGATCATCGTCAACAACGAGGAGACGCCCAAGGACGACATCGCCGACGTGCTGCTGCGCGGCTCGGCCGGCGAGTCGATGTCGCTGCTCGTGCGCGCGGCGGGTCTCGAGCTTCCTTGATCCCCTTCGTCGACCTGGCCTCGGATTTCGCGCTCGTCGAAAAGCAGGCGCGAAAGCGCATCGATGACGTGCTCGCTCGCCAGCTGTTCGTGCACGGGCCGCAGACCGCCGAGCTGGAGCGCGCCATCCAGGAGCTGACCGGCGCCCGCTTTGCCATCGCGTGCTCGTCGGGCAGCGATGCCCTCTACCTGGCGCTGCTCGCGCTCGGGATCGGGCCTGGCGATGCGGTGATCGTTCCCGCCTTCACGTTCTTCGCCAGCGCCGGCGCCGTCGTTCGCGCGGGCGCCCAGCCGGTCTTCTGCGACATCGATGACCGCACCTTCCTTGCCGGCGCCGCCCAAATGGCAGCCGCCGTGGATCGCCATTTCGACGGGTCGCTTCGTCACCGCCGCACGCGCGCACGGCTGCGCGCGCTGCTGCCGGTGCATCTCTACGGGCGCATGACGGCAATGGACGAGTTGGTGTCGTATGCACGCGAGCGCGATCTGCGCGTGATCGAGGATGCGGCGCAGGCCCTGGGCGCGCGGTCGGACGCGGGAGCGGCCGCGGCGGTCGGTGACGCCGGTTGTCTTTCGTTCTATCCGACCAAGAACCTGGGCGGCCCGGGCGACGGGGGCATGGTCGTGACCAATGACCAGACGCTGGCGCGCCGCCTCTCGCGCCTGCGCGTTCACGGCGCGGCGCCAGGCAGCTACGAGCACGAGGACGCCGGAATCAACGCGCGCATGAATGAGCTGGTGGCCGCCGTTCTCAATGCCAAGCTTTCGCACCTGGCGGCCTGGAACGCGCGGCGGCAGGAGATCGCCGCTCTGTATGAGCGGCATCTGGCACCGGCGGCCGCGGCCAACATCCTCATCCTGCCGCAGCCGGCCACGGGCAAGGAGCACGTCTGGCACCAGCTCACGGTGCGTGTGCCCTGCGGCCGCGATGCCGTGCAGGCGCGCCTGGAGCGCGAAGGGATCGCGACGCGGGTTTTTTATCCGCTTCCCCTCCATCTGCAGCCATGCCTGGCCGCCGAGGGCGGTGCACGCGGCGATCTGCCGGTCAGCGAGCGCATGGCTGAGCAGGTGCTGAGCCTGCCGATCTATCCGTCGCTTGCCGACGAGGCGGTGGCGGCAGTCTGCGCCGGCCTGTCCGCTGCGTGCGGCGACGCTGCGCACGGGCAACGATGACCAACGTGCGTGCGCGAGCGCGGCGTTGCCCGAAGGCAGCGTGGACGATGGCCGCAACGCGGCGCCGTCGCCGCGCGCTCGTCCCCGCAGCGACGGTGCCGAGGCGCGCGTCGCGGGGCCTGCCGCGATGAAGAGGCCACCGTTCGTTCTTGCCATCGGCGGCCTCGATCCGAGCTGCGGCGCCGGCATCGTGGCCGACGCGCGCACGCTCGAGCGGCTCGAAGTCATGCCGCTCGCCGTCGCCACCGCGGTGACCGTGCAATCGGGAGGCGGCGTGCGAGCCACGCACCCGGTTCCCGTTCCGCAAGTGACGGCACAGCTGCGCGAGCTTCTGCGCGCCTTTCCCGCATCGGCAATCAAGATCGGCCAGGTGCCGTCGGCGG is a window from the Candidatus Limnocylindrales bacterium genome containing:
- a CDS encoding DegT/DnrJ/EryC1/StrS family aminotransferase — its product is MIPFVDLASDFALVEKQARKRIDDVLARQLFVHGPQTAELERAIQELTGARFAIACSSGSDALYLALLALGIGPGDAVIVPAFTFFASAGAVVRAGAQPVFCDIDDRTFLAGAAQMAAAVDRHFDGSLRHRRTRARLRALLPVHLYGRMTAMDELVSYARERDLRVIEDAAQALGARSDAGAAAAVGDAGCLSFYPTKNLGGPGDGGMVVTNDQTLARRLSRLRVHGAAPGSYEHEDAGINARMNELVAAVLNAKLSHLAAWNARRQEIAALYERHLAPAAAANILILPQPATGKEHVWHQLTVRVPCGRDAVQARLEREGIATRVFYPLPLHLQPCLAAEGGARGDLPVSERMAEQVLSLPIYPSLADEAVAAVCAGLSAACGDAAHGQR
- a CDS encoding Sir2 family NAD-dependent protein deacetylase, with protein sequence MNADGFSGAIRQAAALLAQARSVVVLTGAGVSTESGIPDFRSPGGLWTRYDPRKLTFDLFCAYEATRRDYWKMSTESYPVLRDAEPNAAHHAIVAIEKAGKLLRLVTQNVDGLHRKAGSSPERTTEIHGSSLRAGCIDCGASHDREQLHRRLVAGEVVVPSCDVCGGRVKPATISFGQSMPERETAQAFEAAEACDLMLVVGSSLQVYPAAALPDTAVAAGSRLIIVNNEETPKDDIADVLLRGSAGESMSLLVRAAGLELP
- a CDS encoding PBP1A family penicillin-binding protein is translated as MRMLKWMVAVMLSLVCAVGGVIVLATYDEMTSALPPIERLLQYEPPVATRVFASDGALVEEFYRERRYLVPIEKIPPVVRNAFLASEDADFYSHSGVDFIGIARAFAANLSAGSVVQGGSTITQQVVKVLLLTPERSYERKMKEILLALRLEQHLSKDQILELYLNQIYFGEGNHGVGAAARSYFDKQVSELTPAQAALLAGLPAAPSRYSPRRNPEAAMKRQRYVLRRMVEENFLSAGDYQNALREELTLAPQADQRQSVRNYYTEAVRLQLEEMFGEDAPYNQGYTVHTAMDPRLQGLAEAAVRNGIERVDTALGYRGPLEHLDATSMQSRIDRDATDPSLATLDRERIYQGVVTSASSGSIEVVVGPHRGKVDTSSVSWSSKVKSRSFKVGDVVEVRTRKPGESAPRQFINLDEDGDGEADKEPPAQQPASADKLYLAQTPEIEAALVAIDMKDGGVAAMVGGYDFLRTQFNRALQAKRQPGSAFKPFVYAAGLDHGYTPASMLRDSPVEYMDNGKPWQPRNYTRDYRGPISFRQALEQSRNVVSVKLVDAVGVDTVVDYLERFHFDAELGANLSIALGTSEMSLLDLTAGYTAFAGGGVKVEPVIVKKVEDKAGTVFFQAQARRREVLSPQTAALMTYILEGVVQRGTATTIKALGRPVAGKTGTTNDQRDAWFVGYTPDLVVGVWVGFDDQTRSMGKMGTGGRVAAPVWLEFMKAALQSRPVRDFELPDGIRCVNIDAGSGTRASEATTDAFLECFKEGTEPIEPPTVWANERREPRRPILAEPGEDGATEDTFPDTQPDDGFREEVEAAENDPYRVPLESEDDGVYRIPDEAEAEPDPRYQRPAGPVYDSRFRVPAQGSSPRPPDRYIPPPPPAPPPDRHAAPPPERYVPPPDRDAPPDRYPAPGRYSAPPAARYSAPPRAERHSAPPDGDRYLAPADREPPPADRAGPPPVARYSAPPPSRYAPSRLPLPPPDPPRTMSEDDFERVEPRPHAERYERPSREPGAPPADASGRPSPQERDDPFEPREESVEEPVRRGPRIIDRYGEQRDEARDEDDFVDLRTGEPVPAPRPPDRPPVSPPTHRTPPPPSARAPGPPPDFQPPSSSYRPPSPSRPAVPTPSRPIIEERYMAPRHPTPQERQRMLTAPMAEEDLQRRPPDDLPSGGPSPTLPEQRPPKPTAPPPGARVRPPGTVAPPPSPPDQESARRAEPGFIPYPTRPPPPRPPDVPMQ